One stretch of Zonotrichia leucophrys gambelii isolate GWCS_2022_RI chromosome 13, RI_Zleu_2.0, whole genome shotgun sequence DNA includes these proteins:
- the PRR7 gene encoding proline-rich protein 7 isoform X2: protein MAGSSPRPDREPLPGNPRPPPVGLPRPPPGMPRPSRHRHPAAVPPGPERGIPSAVPEPSRWPPSGGGSRGGGCGEPADPSPSRGRGGAAGREPGRAGRRAAAARERSPETKAAPGGGGGAAHRARTGPPPPPPDGAAARRLSHVRRRRRYLRRRVKRQQEERLREQSLRALEMEPLHYEGYGGSPPGIAIPHRLRLEPHHHHHHPHHIPPPRPWSCRHGVRGGLCLAESDLSKPPCYEEALLMAEPPPPYSEVLMDTRGLYRKINAPFLSHERLEKQEQPPSYKPLFLDAGYGSALHLPRSASPGPACPDLYLQQECSPRMFPSWTDSELSSRDTYETGPWHLPVSMPLFGRTTAV, encoded by the exons ATGGCAGGGTCCTCACCCCGCCCGGACCGGGAGCCGCTGCCCGGGAATCCCCGGCCCCCACCGGTGGGGCTCCCGCGGCCACCCCCGGGGATGCCCCGGCCCTCTCGCCACCGGCATCCCGCCGCCGTTCCCCCGGGGCCGGAGCGGGGGATTCCCTCGGCAGTACCGGAGCCCAGCCGGTGGCCACCGAGCGGCGGCGGGTCCCGGGGCGGGGGGTGCGGGGAGCCCGCGGATCCCTCCCCGAGCCGAGGGCGGGGcggagcggcggggcgggagcccgggcgggcggggcggcgcgcggcggcggcgcgggagCGCTCACCGGAGACAAAGGCAGcgccgggaggcggcggcggcgccgcgcaCCGGGCGCGCACCGGGCCCCCTCCCCCGCCGCCCGATggagccgccgcccgccgcctgAGCCACgtgcgccgccgccgccg ctaCCTGCGGCGGCGGGTGAAGCGGCAGCAGGAGGAGCGGCTGCGGGAGCAGAGCCTGCGCGCGCTGGAGATGGAGCCGCTGCACTACGAGGGTTACGGGGGCAGCCCCCCCGGCATCGCCATTCCCCACCGCCTCCGCCTCGAGCcccaccatcaccatcaccacCCCCACCACATCCCGCCCCCCCGGCCCTGGAGCTGCCGGCACG GGGTCCGGGGGGGGCTTTGCCTTGCAGAGTCAGACCTGTCAAAGCCGCCGTGCTATGAGGAGGCGCTGCTGATGGCGGAGCCCCCCCCGCCATACAGCGAGGTGCTGATGGACACGCGGGGGCTCTACCGCAAAATCAACGCCCCTTTCCTGAGCCATGAGCggctggagaagcaggagcagcctcccaGCTACAAACCCCTTTTCCTGGACGCCGGCTACGGGTCAGCGCTGCACCTGCCCCGCTCGgccagccccggccctgccTGCCCGGACCTCTACCTGCAGCAGGAGTGCTCCCCACGCATGTTTCCCAGCTGGACGGACTcggagctcagcagcagggacacctaCGAGACGGGACCCTGGCACCTGCCGGTCTCCATGCCCCTCTTCGGCAGGACTACCGCTGTCTAA
- the PRR7 gene encoding proline-rich protein 7 isoform X6, translating to MVMSQGTYTFLTCFAGFWLIWGLIVLLCCFCSYLRRRVKRQQEERLREQSLRALEMEPLHYEGYGGSPPGIAIPHRLRLEPHHHHHHPHHIPPPRPWSCRHESDLSKPPCYEEALLMAEPPPPYSEVLMDTRGLYRKINAPFLSHERLEKQEQPPSYKPLFLDAGYGSALHLPRSASPGPACPDLYLQQECSPRMFPSWTDSELSSRDTYETGPWHLPVSMPLFGRTTAV from the exons ATGGTGATGTCCCAGGGCACCTACACCTTCCTCACCTGCTTCGCGGGCTTCTGGCTCATCTGGGGCCTCATcgtgctgctgtgctgcttctgcagctaCCTGCGGCGGCGGGTGAAGCGGCAGCAGGAGGAGCGGCTGCGGGAGCAGAGCCTGCGCGCGCTGGAGATGGAGCCGCTGCACTACGAGGGTTACGGGGGCAGCCCCCCCGGCATCGCCATTCCCCACCGCCTCCGCCTCGAGCcccaccatcaccatcaccacCCCCACCACATCCCGCCCCCCCGGCCCTGGAGCTGCCGGCACG AGTCAGACCTGTCAAAGCCGCCGTGCTATGAGGAGGCGCTGCTGATGGCGGAGCCCCCCCCGCCATACAGCGAGGTGCTGATGGACACGCGGGGGCTCTACCGCAAAATCAACGCCCCTTTCCTGAGCCATGAGCggctggagaagcaggagcagcctcccaGCTACAAACCCCTTTTCCTGGACGCCGGCTACGGGTCAGCGCTGCACCTGCCCCGCTCGgccagccccggccctgccTGCCCGGACCTCTACCTGCAGCAGGAGTGCTCCCCACGCATGTTTCCCAGCTGGACGGACTcggagctcagcagcagggacacctaCGAGACGGGACCCTGGCACCTGCCGGTCTCCATGCCCCTCTTCGGCAGGACTACCGCTGTCTAA
- the PRR7 gene encoding proline-rich protein 7 isoform X3: MAGSSPRPDREPLPGNPRPPPVGLPRPPPGMPRPSRHRHPAAVPPGPERGIPSAVPEPSRWPPSGGGSRGGGCGEPADPSPSRGRGGAAGREPGRAGRRAAAARERSPETKAAPGGGGGAAHRARTGPPPPPPDGAAARRLSHVRRRRRYLRRRVKRQQEERLREQSLRALEMEPLHYEGYGGSPPGIAIPHRLRLEPHHHHHHPHHIPPPRPWSCRHESDLSKPPCYEEALLMAEPPPPYSEVLMDTRGLYRKINAPFLSHERLEKQEQPPSYKPLFLDAGYGSALHLPRSASPGPACPDLYLQQECSPRMFPSWTDSELSSRDTYETGPWHLPVSMPLFGRTTAV; the protein is encoded by the exons ATGGCAGGGTCCTCACCCCGCCCGGACCGGGAGCCGCTGCCCGGGAATCCCCGGCCCCCACCGGTGGGGCTCCCGCGGCCACCCCCGGGGATGCCCCGGCCCTCTCGCCACCGGCATCCCGCCGCCGTTCCCCCGGGGCCGGAGCGGGGGATTCCCTCGGCAGTACCGGAGCCCAGCCGGTGGCCACCGAGCGGCGGCGGGTCCCGGGGCGGGGGGTGCGGGGAGCCCGCGGATCCCTCCCCGAGCCGAGGGCGGGGcggagcggcggggcgggagcccgggcgggcggggcggcgcgcggcggcggcgcgggagCGCTCACCGGAGACAAAGGCAGcgccgggaggcggcggcggcgccgcgcaCCGGGCGCGCACCGGGCCCCCTCCCCCGCCGCCCGATggagccgccgcccgccgcctgAGCCACgtgcgccgccgccgccg ctaCCTGCGGCGGCGGGTGAAGCGGCAGCAGGAGGAGCGGCTGCGGGAGCAGAGCCTGCGCGCGCTGGAGATGGAGCCGCTGCACTACGAGGGTTACGGGGGCAGCCCCCCCGGCATCGCCATTCCCCACCGCCTCCGCCTCGAGCcccaccatcaccatcaccacCCCCACCACATCCCGCCCCCCCGGCCCTGGAGCTGCCGGCACG AGTCAGACCTGTCAAAGCCGCCGTGCTATGAGGAGGCGCTGCTGATGGCGGAGCCCCCCCCGCCATACAGCGAGGTGCTGATGGACACGCGGGGGCTCTACCGCAAAATCAACGCCCCTTTCCTGAGCCATGAGCggctggagaagcaggagcagcctcccaGCTACAAACCCCTTTTCCTGGACGCCGGCTACGGGTCAGCGCTGCACCTGCCCCGCTCGgccagccccggccctgccTGCCCGGACCTCTACCTGCAGCAGGAGTGCTCCCCACGCATGTTTCCCAGCTGGACGGACTcggagctcagcagcagggacacctaCGAGACGGGACCCTGGCACCTGCCGGTCTCCATGCCCCTCTTCGGCAGGACTACCGCTGTCTAA
- the PRR7 gene encoding proline-rich protein 7 isoform X4 — protein sequence MVMSQGTYTFLTCFAGFWLIWGLIVLLCCFCSYLRRRVKRQQEERLREQSLRALEMEPLHYEGYGGSPPGIAIPHRLRLEPHHHHHHPHHIPPPRPWSCRHGKEQGGALASPEHGPPPVLGGIRRESRGAALTAAGVRGGLCLAESDLSKPPCYEEALLMAEPPPPYSEVLMDTRGLYRKINAPFLSHERLEKQEQPPSYKPLFLDAGYGSALHLPRSASPGPACPDLYLQQECSPRMFPSWTDSELSSRDTYETGPWHLPVSMPLFGRTTAV from the coding sequence ATGGTGATGTCCCAGGGCACCTACACCTTCCTCACCTGCTTCGCGGGCTTCTGGCTCATCTGGGGCCTCATcgtgctgctgtgctgcttctgcagctaCCTGCGGCGGCGGGTGAAGCGGCAGCAGGAGGAGCGGCTGCGGGAGCAGAGCCTGCGCGCGCTGGAGATGGAGCCGCTGCACTACGAGGGTTACGGGGGCAGCCCCCCCGGCATCGCCATTCCCCACCGCCTCCGCCTCGAGCcccaccatcaccatcaccacCCCCACCACATCCCGCCCCCCCGGCCCTGGAGCTGCCGGCACGGtaaggagcagggaggggctcTCGCATCCCCGGAGCACGGGCCTCCCCCGGTGTTGGGGGGGATACGACGCGAGAGCCGGGGCGCAGCGCTGACGGCAGCAGGGGTCCGGGGGGGGCTTTGCCTTGCAGAGTCAGACCTGTCAAAGCCGCCGTGCTATGAGGAGGCGCTGCTGATGGCGGAGCCCCCCCCGCCATACAGCGAGGTGCTGATGGACACGCGGGGGCTCTACCGCAAAATCAACGCCCCTTTCCTGAGCCATGAGCggctggagaagcaggagcagcctcccaGCTACAAACCCCTTTTCCTGGACGCCGGCTACGGGTCAGCGCTGCACCTGCCCCGCTCGgccagccccggccctgccTGCCCGGACCTCTACCTGCAGCAGGAGTGCTCCCCACGCATGTTTCCCAGCTGGACGGACTcggagctcagcagcagggacacctaCGAGACGGGACCCTGGCACCTGCCGGTCTCCATGCCCCTCTTCGGCAGGACTACCGCTGTCTAA
- the PRR7 gene encoding proline-rich protein 7 isoform X1 gives MAGSSPRPDREPLPGNPRPPPVGLPRPPPGMPRPSRHRHPAAVPPGPERGIPSAVPEPSRWPPSGGGSRGGGCGEPADPSPSRGRGGAAGREPGRAGRRAAAARERSPETKAAPGGGGGAAHRARTGPPPPPPDGAAARRLSHVRRRRRYLRRRVKRQQEERLREQSLRALEMEPLHYEGYGGSPPGIAIPHRLRLEPHHHHHHPHHIPPPRPWSCRHGKEQGGALASPEHGPPPVLGGIRRESRGAALTAAGVRGGLCLAESDLSKPPCYEEALLMAEPPPPYSEVLMDTRGLYRKINAPFLSHERLEKQEQPPSYKPLFLDAGYGSALHLPRSASPGPACPDLYLQQECSPRMFPSWTDSELSSRDTYETGPWHLPVSMPLFGRTTAV, from the exons ATGGCAGGGTCCTCACCCCGCCCGGACCGGGAGCCGCTGCCCGGGAATCCCCGGCCCCCACCGGTGGGGCTCCCGCGGCCACCCCCGGGGATGCCCCGGCCCTCTCGCCACCGGCATCCCGCCGCCGTTCCCCCGGGGCCGGAGCGGGGGATTCCCTCGGCAGTACCGGAGCCCAGCCGGTGGCCACCGAGCGGCGGCGGGTCCCGGGGCGGGGGGTGCGGGGAGCCCGCGGATCCCTCCCCGAGCCGAGGGCGGGGcggagcggcggggcgggagcccgggcgggcggggcggcgcgcggcggcggcgcgggagCGCTCACCGGAGACAAAGGCAGcgccgggaggcggcggcggcgccgcgcaCCGGGCGCGCACCGGGCCCCCTCCCCCGCCGCCCGATggagccgccgcccgccgcctgAGCCACgtgcgccgccgccgccg ctaCCTGCGGCGGCGGGTGAAGCGGCAGCAGGAGGAGCGGCTGCGGGAGCAGAGCCTGCGCGCGCTGGAGATGGAGCCGCTGCACTACGAGGGTTACGGGGGCAGCCCCCCCGGCATCGCCATTCCCCACCGCCTCCGCCTCGAGCcccaccatcaccatcaccacCCCCACCACATCCCGCCCCCCCGGCCCTGGAGCTGCCGGCACGGtaaggagcagggaggggctcTCGCATCCCCGGAGCACGGGCCTCCCCCGGTGTTGGGGGGGATACGACGCGAGAGCCGGGGCGCAGCGCTGACGGCAGCAGGGGTCCGGGGGGGGCTTTGCCTTGCAGAGTCAGACCTGTCAAAGCCGCCGTGCTATGAGGAGGCGCTGCTGATGGCGGAGCCCCCCCCGCCATACAGCGAGGTGCTGATGGACACGCGGGGGCTCTACCGCAAAATCAACGCCCCTTTCCTGAGCCATGAGCggctggagaagcaggagcagcctcccaGCTACAAACCCCTTTTCCTGGACGCCGGCTACGGGTCAGCGCTGCACCTGCCCCGCTCGgccagccccggccctgccTGCCCGGACCTCTACCTGCAGCAGGAGTGCTCCCCACGCATGTTTCCCAGCTGGACGGACTcggagctcagcagcagggacacctaCGAGACGGGACCCTGGCACCTGCCGGTCTCCATGCCCCTCTTCGGCAGGACTACCGCTGTCTAA
- the PRR7 gene encoding proline-rich protein 7 isoform X5 — MAGSSPRPDREPLPGNPRPPPVGLPRPPPGMPRPSRHRHPAAVPPGPERGIPSAVPEPSRWPPSGGGSRGGGCGEPADPSPSRGRGGAAGREPGRAGRRAAAARERSPETKAAPGGGGGAAHRARTGPPPPPPDGAAARRLSHVRRRRRAPTPAVPPQRWAAGPRQPRPPAARPAGPPPRRPPGAPRPDPPAPAPPAPWRGRTPDGRLARGPQETAPGTARGDALGGPDSIGSSLTLPPP; from the exons ATGGCAGGGTCCTCACCCCGCCCGGACCGGGAGCCGCTGCCCGGGAATCCCCGGCCCCCACCGGTGGGGCTCCCGCGGCCACCCCCGGGGATGCCCCGGCCCTCTCGCCACCGGCATCCCGCCGCCGTTCCCCCGGGGCCGGAGCGGGGGATTCCCTCGGCAGTACCGGAGCCCAGCCGGTGGCCACCGAGCGGCGGCGGGTCCCGGGGCGGGGGGTGCGGGGAGCCCGCGGATCCCTCCCCGAGCCGAGGGCGGGGcggagcggcggggcgggagcccgggcgggcggggcggcgcgcggcggcggcgcgggagCGCTCACCGGAGACAAAGGCAGcgccgggaggcggcggcggcgccgcgcaCCGGGCGCGCACCGGGCCCCCTCCCCCGCCGCCCGATggagccgccgcccgccgcctgAGCCACgtgcgccgccgccgccg GGCCCCCACCCCGGCGGTCCCCCCCCAGCGATGGGCAGCGGGACCCCGGCAGCCCCGtccccccgccgcccgccccgccggccccccgccccgccgcccgcccggcgcACCCAGGCCTGACCCGCCCGCTCCGGCCCCCCCAGCTCCATGGCGAGGACGGACCCCTGACGGCAGGCTCGCCCGCGGGCCACAGGAGACGGCGCCGGGCACGGCCCGGGGAGATGCCCTCGGCGGCCCTGACAGCATCGGGTCCTCCCTGACCCTGCCGCCGCCCTGA